Proteins co-encoded in one Prunus persica cultivar Lovell chromosome G6, Prunus_persica_NCBIv2, whole genome shotgun sequence genomic window:
- the LOC109950043 gene encoding uncharacterized protein LOC109950043 translates to MEILGDHFLNLFSSLTLSFSHSLSLSLSLSLSLPRVQKNRRAATFQATPTLRNGPSSTGQLPPATSARPPPLLEPLETAGKRSSFGRFSNLSFSHIRTPNQSCEASEAKLNHRRDLQEVQLARTSTVNIFLNHCGYPVTETGGRQIRRCLRTSRLPSVYVAFGYDDVYRHPVYFQLRQCT, encoded by the exons ATGGAAATTTTGGGAGATCATTTTTTAAAtctgttttcttctctcactctctcattctctcactctctctctctctctctctccctctctctctccctcccgagAGTTCAAAAAAACAGAAGGGCAGCCACCTTCCAAGCCACCCCGACCCTCCGGAACGGACCCAGCAGCACCGGCCAGCTCCCGCCAGCAACCTCAGCCCGTCCGCCGCCCCTGCTGGAGCCGCTGGAAACTGCTGGAAAACGCAGCAGTTTTGGCCGATTTTCCAACCTCAGTTTCTCCCACATCCGGACACCAAATCAGTCGTGTGAG GCATCAGAGGCCAAACTGAAccacaggagggaccttcaagaggtccagctagctcggaccagca cagttaatattttcttaaaccactgTGGGTACCCGGTTACAGAAACAGGTGGCCGTCAAATAAGacgatgtctacggacatccagattgccttcggtttatgttgccttcggatatgATGATGTCTacagacatccagtttactttCAGTTacgtcagtgcacttga
- the LOC18772459 gene encoding E3 ubiquitin-protein ligase At4g11680 isoform X1, with the protein MNTRYLFPSEPMCNSAGSAVSFSSTSPGDDRTAVSVIRTRSSRAPPSSFLMRMAMRISRARWFIFLRRVFHYQNGSRSDLGSNPFNSSTWMMLEFIALVVQISITTITLAVSKKERPVWPMRIWIVGYDIGCFLNLLVLFGRYRLLYLSQGDGFNLSDMEQQRSTEESRTTHLMNRCRTSLELFFAIWFVMGNVWVFDSRFSSFPGAPKLHVLCISLLAWNAISYSFPFLLFVLLCCCVPLMSSLLGYNMNMGSIDKAASDDQISQLPSWRYKEVNTKVELGNDCDSGCLANEDPDCCICLAKYKDTEEVRQLPCSHMFHLKCVDQWLRIISCCPLCKQELQR; encoded by the exons ATGAATACCCGTTACCTTTTTCCATCAGAGCCCATGTGTAACTCTGCTGGCAGTGCGGTTTCATTTTCATCAACTTCTCCAGGAGATGATCGGACGGCTGTTAGTGTAATCAGAACAAGGTCCTCTAGAGCTCCCCCTTCTTCATTCTTAATGAGAATGGCTATGAGAATATCAAGAGCAAGGTGGTTCATCTTCTTAAGAAGAGTATTCCACTACCAAAATGGTTCAAGGTCTGATCTTGGGTCAAACCCTTTCAATTCCAGCACTTGGATGATGCTGGAATTTATTGCTTTGGTTGTTCAAATAAGTATCACCACAATTACTTTGGCTGTTTCAAAGAAGGAGAGGCCGGTTTGGCCTATGAGAATTTGGATTGTTGGGTATGATATTGGTTGTTTTCTCAATTTGCTGGTGCTCTTCGGGCGTTACAGGCTACTTTATTTGTCTCAAGGAGATGGTTTCAACCTCTCTGACATGGAACAGCAGAGAAGCACTGAAGAATCCAG GAccacacatttgatgaacagGTGTAGGACCTCACTTGAGCTATTCTTTGCAATATGGTTTGTAATGGGTAATGTTTGGGTCTTCGATTCTCGCTTTAGTTCATTTCCTGGAGCTCCAAAACTCCATGTGCTCTGCATCTCTCTGCTTGCTTGGAATGCCATCAGCTACTCTTTTCCCTTCCTGCTGTTTGTGCTGCTATGCTGCTGTGTTCCCCTAATGAGCAGCCTGCTTGGATACAACATGAACATGGGGTCCATTGATAAAGCAGCATCTGATGACCAAATTTCTCAGCTTCCCAGCTGGAGATATAAAGAAGTTAACACCAAAGTAGAGCTCGGAAATGATTGTGATTCAGGATGCCTTGCAAATGAAGATCCA GATTGCTGTATTTGCCTGGCTAAATATAAAGACACGGAAGAAGTAAGGCAGTTGCCATGTTCGCATATGTTTCACCTCAAGTGCGTTGATCAGTGGCTCAGGATCATATCTTGTTGTCCTCTTTGCAAGCAAGAACTGCAGAGATAG
- the LOC18772459 gene encoding E3 ubiquitin-protein ligase At4g11680 isoform X2, which produces MNTRYLFPSEPMCNSAGSAVSFSSTSPGDDRTAVSVIRTRSSRAPPSSFLMRMAMRISRARWFIFLRRVFHYQNGSRSDLGSNPFNSSTWMMLEFIALVVQISITTITLAVSKKERPVWPMRIWIVGYDIGCFLNLLVLFGRYRLLYLSQGDGFNLSDMEQQRSTEESRCRTSLELFFAIWFVMGNVWVFDSRFSSFPGAPKLHVLCISLLAWNAISYSFPFLLFVLLCCCVPLMSSLLGYNMNMGSIDKAASDDQISQLPSWRYKEVNTKVELGNDCDSGCLANEDPDCCICLAKYKDTEEVRQLPCSHMFHLKCVDQWLRIISCCPLCKQELQR; this is translated from the exons ATGAATACCCGTTACCTTTTTCCATCAGAGCCCATGTGTAACTCTGCTGGCAGTGCGGTTTCATTTTCATCAACTTCTCCAGGAGATGATCGGACGGCTGTTAGTGTAATCAGAACAAGGTCCTCTAGAGCTCCCCCTTCTTCATTCTTAATGAGAATGGCTATGAGAATATCAAGAGCAAGGTGGTTCATCTTCTTAAGAAGAGTATTCCACTACCAAAATGGTTCAAGGTCTGATCTTGGGTCAAACCCTTTCAATTCCAGCACTTGGATGATGCTGGAATTTATTGCTTTGGTTGTTCAAATAAGTATCACCACAATTACTTTGGCTGTTTCAAAGAAGGAGAGGCCGGTTTGGCCTATGAGAATTTGGATTGTTGGGTATGATATTGGTTGTTTTCTCAATTTGCTGGTGCTCTTCGGGCGTTACAGGCTACTTTATTTGTCTCAAGGAGATGGTTTCAACCTCTCTGACATGGAACAGCAGAGAAGCACTGAAGAATCCAG GTGTAGGACCTCACTTGAGCTATTCTTTGCAATATGGTTTGTAATGGGTAATGTTTGGGTCTTCGATTCTCGCTTTAGTTCATTTCCTGGAGCTCCAAAACTCCATGTGCTCTGCATCTCTCTGCTTGCTTGGAATGCCATCAGCTACTCTTTTCCCTTCCTGCTGTTTGTGCTGCTATGCTGCTGTGTTCCCCTAATGAGCAGCCTGCTTGGATACAACATGAACATGGGGTCCATTGATAAAGCAGCATCTGATGACCAAATTTCTCAGCTTCCCAGCTGGAGATATAAAGAAGTTAACACCAAAGTAGAGCTCGGAAATGATTGTGATTCAGGATGCCTTGCAAATGAAGATCCA GATTGCTGTATTTGCCTGGCTAAATATAAAGACACGGAAGAAGTAAGGCAGTTGCCATGTTCGCATATGTTTCACCTCAAGTGCGTTGATCAGTGGCTCAGGATCATATCTTGTTGTCCTCTTTGCAAGCAAGAACTGCAGAGATAG